One part of the Nymphaea colorata isolate Beijing-Zhang1983 chromosome 8, ASM883128v2, whole genome shotgun sequence genome encodes these proteins:
- the LOC116259533 gene encoding cysteine proteinase inhibitor 1-like, whose protein sequence is MASSKSSVIAPGGFQPIPDVKNNKHVQELGKFALTGYNKEHHDEAVALVFVEVVQAQSQVVAGTNYKLLIKALKAGYVKHYKALVYEKPWEEVKTRASFELVFP, encoded by the coding sequence ATGGCTTCTTCCAAATCCTCAGTGATAGCTCCCGGCGGTTTCCAGCCGATCCCGGACGTGAAGAACAACAAGCATGTACAGGAGCTTGGTAAGTTTGCGCTGACAGGGTACAACAAGGAGCACCATGATGAAGCAGTAGCTCTAGTGTTCGTCGAGGTGGTGCAGGCTCAGAGCCAGGTGGTGGCGGGAACAAACTACAAGCTGCTGATCAAGGCCCTCAAAGCGGGGTATGTCAAGCACTACAAAGCTCTTGTGTATGAGAAGCCATGGGAGGAAGTCAAGACCCGGGCATCGTTTGAGCTTGTGTTCCCCTGA